The DNA segment TccattatataatattataagtGGAATTAAAAAACCCCAAgtgatgtatataaatatatatatttttttttctattattataatttgggtccggcatacaTAATTCATACATAATAATGTGAAAAAGTTGTGAATAGGCAATaataaaagggaaaaaaaaagtaCAAATAATTAACTGCGCAGCATGGGAAAGCAAAGGGTTTTCAATGATAATACATGCCCATATATTGTACTTATGTACTCAATAGTTGTAATAACGAAGGCATATGATTAAGGCTGTAAGTGTAGCGTATGGGCTTTTTCTGGTAATAATGGAAACTCAGGCAATCAATACATGCAAATTGCTTTGGtaataatagtaatatataAGGGATTCAAGAATGAACGAAATTATTGGGCCTAGGGAATGAATGATTTTGGCATGTTGGTGACCTCTGTCTTCATACATATCGCACATTCATTCTTGGAGATTGGCAGATTTGATTTCATGGAACATCAAATTAAAATTCGGTTCGAGTTCGGGTTCGAGTTTGAAATACTATATTGATCGTACGTAAATTCTTCAAATCGAGCATCAAATTTCAATTCTTTTTGGGGATATTTTGGTCAACACATGATTTGAGTTCAAAAATCAAGCTTGTTGATATTAAGTTGAGGCTACTGGACAAAATTCGTGTCGATATATAAATGTTTACAGAACcagaattttaatttatataaataaaataatagcaataaaaaaaaaaaaccaaaaagctTAATGACACTTGTGGAGTGAATAACATTGGAGTATGGCCTCgtagaaaaattaaaaagttgATAAAGTAGTCAATAAATAGGAATGGAGGTGAACCTTTTGAAAGCacataaataaatgaaatcgACATagtttgaattattattattttttaaaaatggtaTTCTCTGATATATATTGAAGCTTGGAACTGGGTTTGGGCCTTGAAATATTTTGGCCGATTGTATTAGAGAAAGAATCACAAATTTAATTCGATTTTCAGgagacatatatatatttattaaatgttaTGCCATAAACAAAGGTTTTTAGCTTATTATATCACATTATACATATTTAGTTATCTATTTTACTTTATAACAGAGTACATATTATATGTATTTCGGAAACATTTTCCATGCCTTCTTCTAATTTCATTTTAAATAGAATATCTGTAACTACTACCAAGGTTTTCATCCCTTGTATTTCACACTATTTTTGAAACAATTCAATCGAAAGCTATTTCAGATTTTTTAGAAATCATCATCGAAAACATAATAAatgtttcatattatttttcagaACATTTTgatgctattttttttttactgcaAAATTGACATAAATCTttgaaaaaacacaaataaataatatttaaaaaataaataaataaactcgcCAGTTAACATACTATGGTAACAAACAGAAACAATGCATAAATAGAACTGCAGTTGGACTAGAAAAGCAATATATCACGAACCAACCTGTACAAACTCAGGTAACACAGTGCCTGCAGAATTAACAATCACAACAGATTGGATTCATTTAGAAGATTTTGTTTGAACACAATTTCCCCCAACTAATACATTTTCAAATCCCAAACAACAACATTTAGCCTTCCCACAAAAGCTTTCAGCCAGTTTTTGAACCCACACTTAATCAAGTTTACAAGCTTGAGCTGATTGGTCCTGCAAATTTCTGTTCTCTACGCCGTTGCTTTTAAGTCCCTCCCGTAACTGCAAAGACCGAAAGTAAATTTTCTTTAGCGAAATGTACTGAATTGAGTGTCGATGATTGTCTTGTTTGGCAAGACAAAGACTTGAGACATGAAAGAAACATGATCAAAAAATACTAAGGTTTTATTTACCTGTTGGAGGACTTTCTTTTGATAACGGTAACCCTGTGATTTTTTTTAGAAGGGGAAAAAACCAATGTTTCGTCAATGACTACGTTTGGAAGccaattaatcttgtaataACAATGACAAATTATTCAAATAATCACCTTGTCAGTGCCATAAATGTAATCACAATACGTAAATACTGATGCAAAATTACTCTGGCTTTGCCCGCCAACATAATGATGGTAATCATGGTAATCCGCACCACCATAAAAAGGAATATATTTCGTTGGAGTCCAGGGGAAGTCGTACCTGAATTATTGTCAAAAACATATTAATTACAACGGAATCGTATCACTTCTTGTTAACAATTTGACATGATTAAATGTATCCCGGGACAAAGCAGGCAGAAGGAAATTGTTGCTTATCCGTGACTCGTGAGCAAATGCGACCAATATCGAAATTAATGTCATCTCAGTACATGGATAGATGTTATTTTCTTCATTGAAACACAAGCTTTGCTCCTCGAAAGACGTAATTTATTTACAAATGTTAAATTTGCTACAATCAGAGTCAATCCGAAGAATAAATTATCAAAATGATATCAACTGAACTGTGTTCGAAGAGAGTTTTTAACCTTCAAACATTTTGAATTCTGTACACAACATTAACAGGGCTGAATAACGGTTTGACAGCTTAAAGATAAGAAGTTTAAGTTTTaaggatataaaatcaaaatcagAAGGCAGAAAACTTTTAGGCACAGCTATATAGTCATTGCAAACTAAGTCATCCATGTTTTACATGATATCAGGAAAAATAGAAAAGATGTAAAAAGAGAGAATCTAACATGGACTTGGAGAGGTACCACAACACACAGGACACACAATTTAAGAATAAGTTTAATGGACTCTGAGTCTCTGATCATCACAACACATTTTCCTGTCGTTTTGGTATCTTGAGATTGCTGTTGATGACAATATTAGTTCATGCATGTGGAAAACATGTTGAAATTTGTAGCTAGATCTCTGAACACTTAGCTGGTGGATGATTGTACATTCCTATTAGACTATATTTTGGCCGAAGTAATTCTTTCCTTCTCACATTAATCTTCGTTTACTAAGTATAAATACTTGTCACAGTACACTCTAACTCATTtacattattaaataaaaacgaAATACTCCTTTAACTGCTTCCAACAAACATTATATGATAAGcacaatccaaaatacaaacaTCAGATTATGAAGTAAACTGAACCAACCTCACTTTTTTGCTAGTCTTACATGTTTCacctttttattatttcaagTAAATGTCCTCTGTCCATTTCATCTACAGTTCCATTCCACCTTCTCCAACAGAattgattgatttatggcttTAATTGGCGCACTTTCAAAGCTAAGATCATGACACTAAagctcaaataaaaaaataatgattgcATGAGTTTGAAAGTGTCATGCCTTTTTTTCCGAATTCCtacttttaaatcattaaaaataGACCCTACTTGCATTGCCTTATTTGCCATTATCTGCCTATGACTACTTAATTTCAATTTACATAAGGTAAAAGTAGATATGCTATGATCCAATTATATATCCAATCATCAATCACTAATGTAAGATATCCACTCATAGAAATAACCATTTgatgcaaacttttattcttttaGGAATAACATAATAtgagtttttttgaaaaaaacgaGCACTCTAAGTTCAACCCTCACATCAACTTCTCACCTGATTCAACAGAAAATTGGTAATAAGTGGATCCATTATACTCCACATATGTATCGACGCACAATATATTGACACAGGTTGATGCACAAAATATAGAAGACTTGCTACCGTAAAATGCCTGCTGTTTTAATGAATAAAATGGAATACACGGAAATTATGAACCAAGTTGGTGGGGTAGAGCTGTAGAGGCCAAACAAACAACCCAGTGATATAGCTGCGGATTTGCAAAAACATGTGTCTTGGTTCAGGGCAAATATGTGCGGGTGTTCTTTGACAAAAAGTTGGAGCAGTTAAGCCTAAAAATTATCAAATGATTATGTTGGCAAATCAACTACTCGATTAAGAAAAGGGGGAAGAGAGCACCAGACAAGAAAAGGAATACCAAATATTAAGTGCAGAGAGAGAGGATAAACCCGTGCACAAAGTTAATCCACGATTATTGACCTAATCCGCCCATCCCACAAGCCCTTTCCCTTTCCAGTGGATAAATTCAAATTCAGAAAAGTAAACAAATCTAAAAGAGTGTATAAACAACAGTGTTTAGCCATCATTTGGTCAAATTAATAAAAGAAAGTAGATAAAAACAACACTTAATCAAGCAAAAGCCCAAAGTTTTCACGCTAAAGCATGAACATCAAGCATGCAAAGTGCCTTACCCACTGTGAGTCTCAATGGCCTCTATCTGCCTCAAAGCAATCCATAACCAGAAGGTAATAATATGACCTGGGACCATGGCAGGTCCTAGAAAAGAAGGAATCCCGAGGATCAAAATCTCAGCCCAATGAGCATACGGCGCCGCAAACCCAATTGGAGCAGTGTACTCATGATGCACCTTGTGAATCTTATCATAACCCCATTTCGAATGCAGAAGTCTATGGATCCAATAGTTTGTGTAGTCCTCGACGATGAAATATACCACCAATTGTGCTCCAATTTCCCACAAAGAAGGCAATGGCAAGCTTGTTCTTATCCCAATCATCTACATTCAATAGAAGACTAAgaatcaaaacaaatttcttGACCCAACAACTGCAATGCTTACATTCTTGGGATGCAAAAATATTGCAACTTTAATCAAACCCCAACAAAAATATTAACATAACCAGCATCAAACCATACATTGAACAAAAACACATAATTTTCCGACCGAAATAATCGCATCCACGAATTTAATGATTGGGCAAAGGCAATTCACTAAATAAACAATCATTTATCCCAACAAGAGGAAAAGTCCAAATTGACAAGGCAGTGGAAGAATGGTTTGCAtttcttattaaaaaaaacatacctTGATGGTAGGATATGAAACCAGTTGAAGAGGACCCACGACAAGAAAGAACATACGCATGACGGATTTGTAGCAGTTTATGGAATCGGAGAGAGAAATCTTAACTTTGGGCTGGATTTTGAAAGGCTCGATGGTGTTCTTGAAGAAATATTCGAGAAATAGGTAGTAAAGGGGGAAGATTGAGAAAATGACAAAGAGAAAGATGATGTTGAGGCAGTATAGGTAGTAGTCGGATTTGGCGGCGGTGTAGCTAAGCCATAGGGACTCCGCCGCCGTGAGCGATCTCCCCAGAACGGTTTCCGCCTCTGCCACGGTGGTGTACGGCAGCATTGGGCAGTAGAGACTAGAACACAAATTTGGGTGGAGGGGGTGTTGTGCAATTTCTGTGGGTGAGAGCTACTCTTGTGTGTGCTGAGTTGTTCGCTTCTGCCGAATCTAGTTTGTTAAATTATGCGGGAAGGAAGAGGTTGCGAATATTCAAATAGAAAAAGTTGAGGGGGGCATCTGTAAATTCCTAAATATGAGATTGGTCATTGGAGAAACTTGGAAACGTTTGCAAATTATTTAAAAAGATACACGAACTCATtttaataatgaaaaaaaaattatttgaataaacgGTGGCCTATGTAACACTAAATTTAGGACAAATATCGTTCGAGACAAATTGCAATAACCACTGACATCTACATTTTGCTTGGTTAAgaaaagaaattcaaaaaccaatttatataaaaattcgtATAAGACGATcgagtcaattttgtgagacgaatatcatattttttactttttatgccaaaaaaattattttttatcgtAGACATAAGCACTATCGACCCATATTTTTTCGTGTTACTGTCTCATAAGAGAcctactaaaaaaataatattaatttgataattataatttttttagagtAACATAATTGTCATTAGACTGAATTGTCTTTAGATACAAGCATATTCAACCGAGATGGAAACCACTAAAAGATCAAGTAAGAGGACGAGAAGAAGAGGAAGCATGTCGAGCAAGCTTATGCGCCGCCGAATTCGCTTGTCATCGCATGTGCTTCAAATCCAAAAAGACATTCTCGGAAAGTAAAATCTCTGATGGATGAAATTAGACATCATTTGGAATTCTCACCGGTTATACAAGGCAAAGGAAAATGTGTAAATAACATAAAGAGACAATAATACAATTAGAATTGCTTctaggaaataaaactcaaaattatttcTAATAAACAATCCTAAACACTACCTAATACTTGCATACAGTTGCGGAGCCATGTTGAAGGGCACCCGTGTTTTAGCCTGGGTGatccgattttttttttttttttgtatataaaaattttaaataattttggtttaattTGGTGTTAGCTCGGATAGctcaattcaaaatattaaagtaCACGAGAGCTTAGAATTTTAGCTTGAGTAGATTAAAATTTCTGGCTCCGCCATTACTTGCATAGGAGCATCATAATAATATTCAATATATAGTGAGTGGGGTGACAGTTTTAAGTTTTAACAACAACTCACATAGTCACATATGTTTTTAATCAATCAATTATCAATTATatctttactatattataattgaTAAATCCATTAGAGTAACTAACTTTGGTCATTTTAATAGATTTTCAAATTTATCCTTataattatttcaaatatattcaatGATTAAAAGGTAAAAATATCATTTAGGATTAAAAAACTCCCACATCTTATCCCCACTATTCCACTatcttaattttaaattattatttttataaaattatattatgtgcacatgcaatgcatgtgcttAGTGTAttagtatataatatataagagGGAGGAATGCGAATTCCAAAACAAAAGTGGATCATTTTTTAATGTGCACATTTGGTGTCATGTGCATGCGTCTCAAAAAATTATGTCTTAAAGTTCTTTTTATGCAGTAAATTTAAAGATTATatagattattttattatcttactatatatatatatatatatatatatatataatatctttacttatatttaaaaatctacgctatatattaatcaatgtctaattaattgtataaaactcaaatgaaatttataattatatcatcttctataaatattaataatgataTAACTAACTTATTTGCAATTTAGATATAATTATCATATCTTAtcggttttaaaaattttttaattattaaattttttttttatcttaagataaatttttgaatattaAATTCATATAAGTCCTGAAAAAACATGGATTATAAAAATGTATTAACTAAGAAACATTTATGTGTATGCACGCATCTCATTCAAGATGTAaatgaaaacaataataatGGTATATTTGGTATTCAAAATATATCATTACATCATCAAAGTTAGTTAGTGAAAAAAATTTGTATTTACTAAATAaatagaatatatatttaattcaagtttattattgttatttttaaaaataccattaaaataaatattaatagtaaaataatttttatttaaaattgttattgtggattgagttgacttatattttttttacaaaaaaattaaattattaaattaaaaaaattagtaagGCTGTGAGAGaatttgaataaattaaaatagGGGTAGGAAGTTAAAATTAttaggaaaataattttttcaaaaacaaaatagaGGTATGAAGAAGAGACAGAGAGGTGTTGAGGGGAGGCGGTCGCACCACCACTTCCATTTGGCCCCGTCTCTAGTTGATAGTAATGATAGTAACGATGCagctaaattatttttaaaaaatacaacaACTCAACAATTACATATCGAATATTTTTAAAGAATACAACAACTCAACCATATCATATATCAATTATCCTACTTGGTATGAGTAATTATTACACTTAATAACATCCTTCCTAATAATTGCACTTTTTTGTGCAATCAATGAAAATCAAACTCGTCACATTTGCTTtgatatcaatttgaggatcgAGTGTTCGCCGTTTTATCAAGAGATATAGATGATGATAACGATgcaacttaaatatttttaaaacacaCAACAATTCAAACATCACATTAATCAATGAAGTTGAAAATAGCGATAAAAATCAATCACGTGATTTTAAAAagttaataaattaaatgatatataataacgataaaaacatttttttcaaaGCAATGATCAACGACGAAATTTAAGGTAATAACAACCTTGGAAATGGTAATATGTAAACACTGTATTTTTAATTCGAAAATGTGGCCAACACATGTTTTTGATATATTCCCAAATAACGAAAAtattatcataaaaatataaCGAAATATTATCTTAATGTGTGGATTTATTGCCTAATAACAGCAATCacagtaattttttttataaaaaaactaaATTCAA comes from the Henckelia pumila isolate YLH828 chromosome 1, ASM3356847v2, whole genome shotgun sequence genome and includes:
- the LOC140875019 gene encoding methylsterol monooxygenase 1-1-like, whose product is MLPYTTVAEAETVLGRSLTAAESLWLSYTAAKSDYYLYCLNIIFLFVIFSIFPLYYLFLEYFFKNTIEPFKIQPKVKISLSDSINCYKSVMRMFFLVVGPLQLVSYPTIKMIGIRTSLPLPSLWEIGAQLVVYFIVEDYTNYWIHRLLHSKWGYDKIHKVHHEYTAPIGFAAPYAHWAEILILGIPSFLGPAMVPGHIITFWLWIALRQIEAIETHSGYDFPWTPTKYIPFYGGADYHDYHHYVGGQSQSNFASVFTYCDYIYGTDKGYRYQKKVLQQLREGLKSNGVENRNLQDQSAQACKLD